A part of Clarias gariepinus isolate MV-2021 ecotype Netherlands chromosome 14, CGAR_prim_01v2, whole genome shotgun sequence genomic DNA contains:
- the plxdc1 gene encoding plexin domain-containing protein 1 isoform X1 gives MGLCAVLLICLSQAELARVWSQELSGSLHGQSDILRVRRDQQESSRNTQNRTGQETNGGGFAIDTLPDNMTKVVEDSQKYYSWRSFGPGDERTQELWVDLNSVQEGQVRVHGILSNTHRQAARVALSFDFPFYGHHMRQITIATGGFIFTGEITHRMLTATQYIAPLMANFDPSFSRNSTVCYLDNGEVFVVQWDKVRLQGREAEGTFTFQAALHRNGTIVFGYKDVPLPVVKINSTEHPVKIGLSDAFMAYISSPQSPESKRRTIYEYHRVEVNTTDIVSRSAFVFSPLPTCLQHTNCDQCTHSNLTTGCGWCNILQRCSDGIDRNRQEWLEFSCSDEAKEGTCEDYSQGGADSSMSPFSSPVPAATPSPAARPGSPVTKDDTKLLFHNHDNDVQNGSSGEEEPPEHTAIIAGVVAALVLLVFLTLLAVYYINTHPTVAPPFYLMQRRTNNYWPSMKFRNQGCQSSYAEVELGFHEKDGFIEAEEC, from the exons GTTCACTGCATGGACAATCAGACATACTGAGAGTCAGGAGAGATCAACAGGAGTCAAGCCGGAATACACAGAACAGAACAGGCCAGGAGACAAACGGAGGAGGCTTCGCCATCGACACACTGCCTGACAACATGACCAAAGTGGTA GAGGACTCTCAAAAGTATTACTCCTGGCGTAGCTTTGGCCCTGGAGACGAACGAACTCAGGAGCTTTGGGTGGACCTGAATTCAGTCCAGGAGGGTCAAGTCAGAGTGCACGGCATCCTGTCCAACACACACCGACAGGCAGCT CGGGTGGCTCTTTCCTTTGACTTCCCCTTCTATGGACATCATATGAGGCAAATCACCATAGCAACTGGAG GGTTCATTTTCACAGGAGAGATTACACATCGCATGCTGACGGCCACGCAGTACATCGCCCCTCTCATGGCCAACTTTGACCCGAGTTTTTCCAGGAACTCCACAGTCTGCTACCTGGATAATG GAGAGGTGTTTGTTGTGCAGTGGGATAAGGTGAGGCTACAGGGGAGGGAAGCAGAGGGAACCTTTACCTTCCAGGCCGCGCTTCACCGCAATGGAACCATTGTTTTTGGCTACAAAGAC GTGCCTTTACCAGTGGTAAAGATCAACTCTACTGAGCACCCAGTGAAGATTGGTCTGTCTGATGCCTTCATGGCCTATATTTCTTCCCCACAATCCCCAG AATCGAAAAGGCGGACAATCTATGAATATCATCGGGTTGAAGTCAACACCACTGATATTGTCAGTCGCTCCGCATTTGTGTTCAGCCCGCTAccca CGTGCCTCCAACACACCAACTGTGACCAGTGCACCCACTCCAACCTCACCACAGGCTGTGGCTGGTGCAACATCCTGCAGAG gTGTTCAGATGGAATAGACCGGAATAGACAGGAATGGCTTGAATTCAGCTGCTCAGACGAG GCGAAGGAGGGCACATGTGAAGATTACAGTCAGGGAGGTGCAGACAGTTCGATGAGTCCATTCAGCTCCCCCGTTCCTGCTGCTACACCGTCCCCTGCAGCTAGGCCAGGCAGCCCTGTCACCAAGG ACGACACCAAACTTCTCTTTCACAACCATGATAATG ATGTGCAGAACGGTTCTTCTGGTGAGGAGGAACCTCCAGAACACACTGCAATTATTGCGGGTGTAGTGGCAGCCCTGGTCCTACTCGTCTTCTTGACCCTGTTGGCCGTGtactatataaacacacaccccACTGTCGCCCCACCATTCTACCTCATGCAG CGCCGAACCAATAACTATTGGCCGTCCATGAAGTTTCGCAATCAGGGTTGCCAATCCAGCTACGCTGAGGTTGAACTTGGGTTTCATGAAAAGGATGGCTTTATTGAGGCGGAGGAGTGTTGA
- the plxdc1 gene encoding plexin domain-containing protein 1 isoform X3, with protein MGLCAVLLICLSQAELARVWSQELSGSLHGQSDILRVRRDQQESSRNTQNRTGQETNGGGFAIDTLPDNMTKVVEDSQKYYSWRSFGPGDERTQELWVDLNSVQEGQVRVHGILSNTHRQAARVALSFDFPFYGHHMRQITIATGGFIFTGEITHRMLTATQYIAPLMANFDPSFSRNSTVCYLDNGEVFVVQWDKVRLQGREAEGTFTFQAALHRNGTIVFGYKDVPLPVVKINSTEHPVKIGLSDAFMAYISSPQSPESKRRTIYEYHRVEVNTTDIVSRSAFVFSPLPTCLQHTNCDQCTHSNLTTGCGWCNILQRCSDGIDRNRQEWLEFSCSDEAKEGTCEDYSQGGADSSMSPFSSPVPAATPSPAARPGSPVTKDVQNGSSGEEEPPEHTAIIAGVVAALVLLVFLTLLAVYYINTHPTVAPPFYLMQRRTNNYWPSMKFRNQGCQSSYAEVELGFHEKDGFIEAEEC; from the exons GTTCACTGCATGGACAATCAGACATACTGAGAGTCAGGAGAGATCAACAGGAGTCAAGCCGGAATACACAGAACAGAACAGGCCAGGAGACAAACGGAGGAGGCTTCGCCATCGACACACTGCCTGACAACATGACCAAAGTGGTA GAGGACTCTCAAAAGTATTACTCCTGGCGTAGCTTTGGCCCTGGAGACGAACGAACTCAGGAGCTTTGGGTGGACCTGAATTCAGTCCAGGAGGGTCAAGTCAGAGTGCACGGCATCCTGTCCAACACACACCGACAGGCAGCT CGGGTGGCTCTTTCCTTTGACTTCCCCTTCTATGGACATCATATGAGGCAAATCACCATAGCAACTGGAG GGTTCATTTTCACAGGAGAGATTACACATCGCATGCTGACGGCCACGCAGTACATCGCCCCTCTCATGGCCAACTTTGACCCGAGTTTTTCCAGGAACTCCACAGTCTGCTACCTGGATAATG GAGAGGTGTTTGTTGTGCAGTGGGATAAGGTGAGGCTACAGGGGAGGGAAGCAGAGGGAACCTTTACCTTCCAGGCCGCGCTTCACCGCAATGGAACCATTGTTTTTGGCTACAAAGAC GTGCCTTTACCAGTGGTAAAGATCAACTCTACTGAGCACCCAGTGAAGATTGGTCTGTCTGATGCCTTCATGGCCTATATTTCTTCCCCACAATCCCCAG AATCGAAAAGGCGGACAATCTATGAATATCATCGGGTTGAAGTCAACACCACTGATATTGTCAGTCGCTCCGCATTTGTGTTCAGCCCGCTAccca CGTGCCTCCAACACACCAACTGTGACCAGTGCACCCACTCCAACCTCACCACAGGCTGTGGCTGGTGCAACATCCTGCAGAG gTGTTCAGATGGAATAGACCGGAATAGACAGGAATGGCTTGAATTCAGCTGCTCAGACGAG GCGAAGGAGGGCACATGTGAAGATTACAGTCAGGGAGGTGCAGACAGTTCGATGAGTCCATTCAGCTCCCCCGTTCCTGCTGCTACACCGTCCCCTGCAGCTAGGCCAGGCAGCCCTGTCACCAAGG ATGTGCAGAACGGTTCTTCTGGTGAGGAGGAACCTCCAGAACACACTGCAATTATTGCGGGTGTAGTGGCAGCCCTGGTCCTACTCGTCTTCTTGACCCTGTTGGCCGTGtactatataaacacacaccccACTGTCGCCCCACCATTCTACCTCATGCAG CGCCGAACCAATAACTATTGGCCGTCCATGAAGTTTCGCAATCAGGGTTGCCAATCCAGCTACGCTGAGGTTGAACTTGGGTTTCATGAAAAGGATGGCTTTATTGAGGCGGAGGAGTGTTGA
- the plxdc1 gene encoding plexin domain-containing protein 1 isoform X2, whose translation MGLCAVLLICLSQAELARVWSQELSGSLHGQSDILRVRRDQQESSRNTQNRTGQETNGGGFAIDTLPDNMTKVEDSQKYYSWRSFGPGDERTQELWVDLNSVQEGQVRVHGILSNTHRQAARVALSFDFPFYGHHMRQITIATGGFIFTGEITHRMLTATQYIAPLMANFDPSFSRNSTVCYLDNGEVFVVQWDKVRLQGREAEGTFTFQAALHRNGTIVFGYKDVPLPVVKINSTEHPVKIGLSDAFMAYISSPQSPESKRRTIYEYHRVEVNTTDIVSRSAFVFSPLPTCLQHTNCDQCTHSNLTTGCGWCNILQRCSDGIDRNRQEWLEFSCSDEAKEGTCEDYSQGGADSSMSPFSSPVPAATPSPAARPGSPVTKDDTKLLFHNHDNDVQNGSSGEEEPPEHTAIIAGVVAALVLLVFLTLLAVYYINTHPTVAPPFYLMQRRTNNYWPSMKFRNQGCQSSYAEVELGFHEKDGFIEAEEC comes from the exons GTTCACTGCATGGACAATCAGACATACTGAGAGTCAGGAGAGATCAACAGGAGTCAAGCCGGAATACACAGAACAGAACAGGCCAGGAGACAAACGGAGGAGGCTTCGCCATCGACACACTGCCTGACAACATGACCAAAGTG GAGGACTCTCAAAAGTATTACTCCTGGCGTAGCTTTGGCCCTGGAGACGAACGAACTCAGGAGCTTTGGGTGGACCTGAATTCAGTCCAGGAGGGTCAAGTCAGAGTGCACGGCATCCTGTCCAACACACACCGACAGGCAGCT CGGGTGGCTCTTTCCTTTGACTTCCCCTTCTATGGACATCATATGAGGCAAATCACCATAGCAACTGGAG GGTTCATTTTCACAGGAGAGATTACACATCGCATGCTGACGGCCACGCAGTACATCGCCCCTCTCATGGCCAACTTTGACCCGAGTTTTTCCAGGAACTCCACAGTCTGCTACCTGGATAATG GAGAGGTGTTTGTTGTGCAGTGGGATAAGGTGAGGCTACAGGGGAGGGAAGCAGAGGGAACCTTTACCTTCCAGGCCGCGCTTCACCGCAATGGAACCATTGTTTTTGGCTACAAAGAC GTGCCTTTACCAGTGGTAAAGATCAACTCTACTGAGCACCCAGTGAAGATTGGTCTGTCTGATGCCTTCATGGCCTATATTTCTTCCCCACAATCCCCAG AATCGAAAAGGCGGACAATCTATGAATATCATCGGGTTGAAGTCAACACCACTGATATTGTCAGTCGCTCCGCATTTGTGTTCAGCCCGCTAccca CGTGCCTCCAACACACCAACTGTGACCAGTGCACCCACTCCAACCTCACCACAGGCTGTGGCTGGTGCAACATCCTGCAGAG gTGTTCAGATGGAATAGACCGGAATAGACAGGAATGGCTTGAATTCAGCTGCTCAGACGAG GCGAAGGAGGGCACATGTGAAGATTACAGTCAGGGAGGTGCAGACAGTTCGATGAGTCCATTCAGCTCCCCCGTTCCTGCTGCTACACCGTCCCCTGCAGCTAGGCCAGGCAGCCCTGTCACCAAGG ACGACACCAAACTTCTCTTTCACAACCATGATAATG ATGTGCAGAACGGTTCTTCTGGTGAGGAGGAACCTCCAGAACACACTGCAATTATTGCGGGTGTAGTGGCAGCCCTGGTCCTACTCGTCTTCTTGACCCTGTTGGCCGTGtactatataaacacacaccccACTGTCGCCCCACCATTCTACCTCATGCAG CGCCGAACCAATAACTATTGGCCGTCCATGAAGTTTCGCAATCAGGGTTGCCAATCCAGCTACGCTGAGGTTGAACTTGGGTTTCATGAAAAGGATGGCTTTATTGAGGCGGAGGAGTGTTGA